From a region of the Coffea arabica cultivar ET-39 chromosome 3e, Coffea Arabica ET-39 HiFi, whole genome shotgun sequence genome:
- the LOC113737380 gene encoding uncharacterized protein, with product MHGNHINGSIPQEIGKLRSLVQISLRGNDLSGSIPISVKNLVNLERLYLYENRLSGSIPKEIGMLTSLREIDLHKNNLTNVIPESLGNLRNLALLHLSENNLSGHIPPSLGNLTKLNILWLSRNQLSGSIPSELGELKSLVELSLYANELTGTIPSAISNITYLKKLYLSRNHLTGQLPENICASQSLTELVMFENNFFGDIPRSLKNCSSLQVLLLALNQISGNLSEVFGVYPNLSYIDLSYNKFYGELSTKWGQCYKLTNFLINNNNVSGSLPPELGKAIQLGRIQLSSNQLSGRIPISFGSLTSLLYLDLHNNKFPGNVPPEIGKLSQLQILSLSGNDLSGPIPEQIGECAQLRKLDLSQNVLTGSIPSEIGNLNVLETLDLSQNMLFAFCGYIIQVYNQLEGPLPNISAFQKAPFDALRNNKALCGNVVGLNSCNSSLRNKANKSKTERIIVLIVLPVLATIFLLMISIGIFLIIRPRTRSTDQPGSSTLPENLFAIWSFDGKFAYENIIEATENFHPNHCIGEGGCGSVFRAQLPNGQVFAVKRLHATESGVSGTAKGFENEIRALTEIRHRSIVKLHGYCSHPRHSFLVYEFFEGGSLLHTLSEDEKAMEFEWIKRINAVKDVANALSYMHHNCSPPIVHRDISSKNILLNSDYEAHISDFGTAKLLRPNSSNWSSFAGTYGYAPPELAYTMEVTEKCDVYSFGVVALEVMMGKHPGDLISSLEISSSSSASNNMMLQDVLDPRLPLPVQQELGQVVLVAKLALSCINSNPKLRLSMQEVITQLSAKGLPLKSIPPSISLGQLNGS from the exons ATGCATGGCAACCATATCAATGGATCCATCCCTCAAGAGATTGGGAAATTAAGATCCCTTGTTCAAATCTCATTGCGGGGTAATGATCTTAGTGGTTCCATCCCTATTTCTGTCAAGAATTTGGTTAACTTGGAACGCTTGTATCTTTACGAGAACAGGCTTTCGGGTTCCATCCCAAAAGAGATCGGCATGTTAACCTCTCTCCGAGAGATTGACTTGCACAAGAACAATCTCACCAACGTAATTCCAGAATCCCTtgggaatttgagaaatttagCCCTTTTGCATCTTTCGGAAAACAATCTCTCAGGCCACATTCCTCCTTCACTGGGAAACTTGACTAAACTAAATATTTTGTGGCTGAGTAGAAATCAACTCTCTGGCTCCATCCCATCTGAATTAGGAGAACTCAAATCCTTAGTTGAGTTGTCATTGTATGCAAATGAACTCACTGGCACCATTCCATCAGCAATTAGTAACATTACATACTTGAAAAAGCTGTACCTGAGCAGAAACCATCTCACTGGCCAGTTGCCTGAAAACATTTGCGCTAGTCAATCACTCACAGAGTTAGTAAtgtttgaaaataatttttttggtgACATCCCAAGAAGCTTGAAAAATTGCTCAAGCCTACAGGTTCTTTTACTTGCATTGAACCAAATATCAGGAAACTTATCTGAAGTTTTCGGTGTATATCCAAACTTGTCGTATATTGATTTAAGTTACAATAAGTTCTATGGTGAGTTGTCCACAAAATGGGGACAATGCtataaattgacaaatttcttgATCAACAACAACAACGTTTCTGGTTCACTACCGCCTGAGCTTGGAAAGGCAATCCAACTGGGTCGAATTCAACTCTCTTCCAATCAATTATCTGGGAGGATTCCAATAAGTTTTGGTAGTTTGACTTCGTTACTCTACCTTGATTTGCACAACAACAAATTTCCAGGTAATGTACCACCAGAAATAGGCAAGTTGTCCCAACTCCAAATTCTGAGTTTGTCTGGAAATGATCTTAGCGGTCCGATTCCAGAACAAATAGGAGAGTGTGCACAATTACGGAAGTTGGACTTGAGCCAAAACGTACTTACTGGAAGTATTCCTTCTGAAATAGGAAACTTGAATGTATTGGAGACTCTTGATCTGAGCCAAAATATGTTG TTTGCTTTCTGTGGATATATCATACAAGTATACAACCAATTGGAGGGCCCTCTCCCCAACATAAGTGCATTTCAAAAGGCTCCATTTGATGCTTTGAGAAATAATAAAGCTCTGTGTGGCAATGTTGTTGGCTTGAATTCCTGCAACTCATCGTTGAGAAATAAGGCTAACAAAAGCAAAACAGAAAGAATCATTGTTCTAATTGTTCTTCCTGTTTTAGCAACCATATTTCTTCTAATGATCAGTATTGGGATTTTCTTGATTATACGACCACGTACAAGAAGTACTGATCAGCCTGGAAGTTCTACATTACCTGAAAACTTGTTTGCCATTTGGAGCTTTGATGGGAAGTTCGCCTATGAAAACATCATCGAAGCAACCGAGAATTTTCACCCAAACCATTGCATTGGAGAGGGAGGATGTGGAAGTGTTTTTCGAGCTCAATTGCCTAATGGTCAAGTCTTTGCTGTGAAGAGACTTCATGCAACAGAAAGTGGAGTATCAGGCACTGCAAAAggatttgaaaatgaaattcgAGCACTGACAGAAATACGACATCGCAGTATTGTGAAACTTCATGGATATTGTTCACATCCACGCCACTCTTTCTTGGTTTATGAATTCTTCGAGGGAGGAAGCTTGCTACACACACTAAGTGAAGATGAAAAAGCAATGGAGTTTGAGTGGATCAAGAGGATAAATGCTGTGAAAGATGTTGCAAATGCATTGTCTTATATGCATCATAATTGTTCACCTCCTATAGTTCATAGAGATATATCAAGCAAGAATATCTTGTTGAACTCTGATTATGAGGCTCATATATCTGATTTTGGGACTGCAAAGCTTTTAAGGCCAAACTCATCTAATTGGTCTTCATTTGCTGGAACTTATGGATATGCTCCTCCAG AACTTGCTTACACTATGGAAGTAACTGAAAAATGTGATGTTTATAGCTTTGGAGTGGTAGCTCTAGAAGTGATGATGGGGAAGCATCCTGGTGACCTCATTTCCTCATTAGAaatttcatcatcatcatcagctTCCAACAACATGATGTTGCAAGATGTTTTGGACCCAAGATTACCACTTCCTGTTCAGCAAGAACTAGGCCAAGTGGTCTTGGTTGCTAAACTAGCACTATCATGCATAAACTCCAATCCTAAATTAAGGTTGTCCATGCAGGAAGTCATCACCCAGCTATCAGCTAAGGGACTTCCTTTGAAGAGCATACCACCTTCCATTTCACTTGGACAGCTAAATGGATCTTAA